AGCCTGCTCGAATGGCTGGAGACCCCGGCAGCCTGAGCCGTCAGGCGGTGATCGTCCGAAGCAGGCGAATCGTCCGCGCGTCGGCGTCGATCTCGACCGCGGCGCCGGACGGCAGGCTCAGCTGCCCCGCAACGTGGCCAATGTTGGCGCCGGTGAAGGCCGGGACGCCGAGCGGGGCGAGGTACTGGTCGATGACCGAATCGAGGGTGAACCCCGCGTAATCCGGATCGGTGCTCCGGCAACCGGTGCACTGGCCGAACACGACGCCCGCAAGCGATCCGAGCACGCCGGCGAGCCGCAGCTGCTGCAGCATCCGGTCGATGCGGTATTCAGACTCGTTGGTATCCTCGACGAACAGGATCGCGTCAGCAAAATCGGGCAGCCATCCGGTGCCCATGAAGGTGGACAGAATCGTGAGGTTGCCGCCGAGCAACGTGCCGCGCGCCGTGCCGCCGCGAATGGTGCGGCCCGCCCTGCCCGAGATCGCCTCCACCTCGGAGCCGCCCAGAACGGGCGCCTCGCCGGCGAAAGCCATGCGCCACAGGCTTTCCCAGCTCACGCGGGGCCAGCTGCTCGAGGCGTTGCCGCCGTGGATCGTCGGGAACCCGGCGCGCGCTGCGAACGCGAGGTGGAGTGCGGTCACGTCGCTATAGCCGATAAGCAGCTTGGGATTGGCACGGATCGTGTCCCAGTCGAGCAGTGGCAGGATGCGCGCTCCGCCCCAGCCGCCGCGCACCGCGAACACCGCGCGCACCGCGTCGTCGGCATACATCGCGTTGATATCGGCCGCCCGGTTGGCGTCCGTCCCCGCCAGGTATCCGTGGCGGTCGGCCGCATGGGTGCCGAAACGCGGCACCAGGCCCATGCCGCGCACCCACCATTCGGCGCGCTGAAGTCCTTCCTCCGCCTCGACCGCGCTCGACGGCGAGACGATCCCTACCGTGTCGCCGACCCGGAGGCGGGGCGGAAGGCGCCGGCCGGCACTCTTGCCGCCACGCCGGGACGCGGCGCCCGCGGGAATCGCGAATGCCGTCGCAGCCCCGCCCAGGCCCGCCATCGCCGCCCGGCGATCCATCATTTGAGGCTGGCGGGTCCAAAGGCATGCGGCAGCAGTTCGCTCATGCGGACGGTCCGTACGTTGCCAGGCGCCACGCACAGGATCGCGGGATCGGTGCCGCCGAGCTGAGCCAGCTCGCTCAGCACCTGGCGGCACCGGCCGCAGGGCGTAATAGGGTCGCCGGCGCCCTTGTCGTCAGGTCCCGTTACCGCGACCTTCACCAGACCGCCTCGCACCCCGTCGGCCATCGCCTTCGCCACGGCGACCGTCTCGGCGCAGAGGGCGAGACCATAGCTCGCATTTTCGATATTGGTACCGGTCACCACGCTGCCGTCCGCGAACAGCAGCGCGGCGCCAACCGGGTACCCGGAATAGGGCGAATAGGATTGCACGGCGGCGGCCCGGGCCGCGGCGATCAGGTCGGTGTCGGTCATGGCCGCGCTCCTAGCGCAGATCAGGGGCGCACGACCACCCAGCGCAGCGGTTGGTCCGCGGCGGGTGTCATCAGCTTGCGGTTTGCGGTCCACAGCAGCCATGGCCGCGAGGTGTACGTCGGGCGGGCGAAGGTCCCCACGACCCACAAGTTCCGCTCGATCCGGCTGGCGAGACCGTAGCGCTGCTCGAACGTACGGGAAACCTGAAGGATCGCAGGCTTGCCCGAATGCGCCTCGATCTGGTTGATGAGCGTCATCAGCTCGCTTTCGACTTGCGCGTCGCTCACCCGCGAAGGGCAATCGTCGGCCGTGCGGTCGAGCGCGACCGCGGGAGGCAGCAGGTCCTTGCGGCGCGGCACGACTACCACGAAGTTGGCCGATTGACCGTCCGCCATTTTGCACGGATCGAACCGGTGCACCGCGCCTACTTTGAGGCCGGCGGCCCGGGCGTTGGCGAAATTGGTGGCGAAAGCGGCATCCCGGCGCGTGCCGTCGCTGGCATCAAGATAGGCGAACGTGGCGCCGAGCGCCTTCAGCGTATCGAACCGCACCACCACGTCGGCCGCGCCGACCTCCGCCCCCTGATCGGGATATTCCGCGGCTTCCGGCGTCCAGTGCTGCAGCCGCCACCAGCCCCAGCCCGCGGCGAGCAGGGCGGCCAGCAGCAGCGCACCGAGCGCACGCGCGCGCCAGCCGATGCCTTTTTTCCTCCCAGCCACGAATCGCGCCCCTTCCCGTCAGCCGCGAATATGCAGCACGCAGATGAGCGTGAACAAGCGCCGTGCGGTGGGATGATCGGTTTCCACTTTCCCCGCCAGCCGATCGAGCAGAAGCTCCGCAGCATCGTTGTGGATCGCGCGCCGGGCCATGTCGATCGTCTCGATCTCGGCCGGGGTCGCCTTGCGGATCGCCTGGTAATAGCTGTCGCAGATGGCGAAATAATCTCGGATCGGCCGGCGGAAACGCGCCAGGCCCAGGACCAGCGTTTCCAGCGGCGCGCCTGCCGCGTCACCGATGGTGAGGGCGAGCCGCCCTTCCTGCACCGCGAGGCGCAGATCGTACGGGCCGTGATGCCCCGCCTCGCACGCGCGCAGTGGCTTGAACGTGTTCTCTTCGATCAAGTCGTAGATCGCGACCCGGCGTTCCTGCTCGACATCCGCGTTGCGCCACAGGATCGTGTCCTCGTCCAGCGTAATCTTCGCGATGCGGTATTCGGCCATTGCGGGCCGCTTGTCGCAGATGGGCGCGGGTGGCGGCAAGCGTTTCGCGCGGCCAGCGCTTTTGCACAGCCCTATCCCGCCATTCAGCGCACAAGCGGCTTTATGCCGGCGTCCGCTTGGACCATTGAAGCGCACATGGCCGCGACCGATCTTCTCCTCCGCCCTCAGACCACCGAATTGCCCGCGATTCGCGCCTTGCCCGCCAATATCGAGGCGGAGGCCGCGTTCCTCGGCGCCGTGCTGATCGATAATCGCGTGCTGGAAGAGCTGGGCACTCCGCTGCGGCCGCAGCACTTCTTCGAACCGGTTCACGCCCGCGTGTTCGAACGCGTGCTGACCCTCCTCGACCGCAACGCCGTGGTGACGCCTGTCACCCTCAAGCCCTATTTCGAAGCGGACGATGCGCTGAAGGAACTGGGCGGGATTACCTACCTCGCCCGGCTGACGGCGGACGGGCAGGGACTTCTCGCCCCGCGCGAACTGGCAGAGCAGATCTACGACCTTGCCCTGCTGCGCGAACTGGTGAGCGTGGGCCGCAACCTCGTGGAAGGGGCGCTCGACACCAGCGATTCGGTCGCGCCGCTCAAGCAGATCGAAGCGGCGGAGGCCGCGCTGTTCGAGGTGGCCGAGGGCGCAGCCAGCAATTCCGAAGCCTCCAGCTTCGGCATGGCGACCACCAAGGCGCTGAAACAGATTGAAAAGGCGATCGGTTCAGGCGGCCACATCGCGGGCACCACCACGGGCTTCGTTTCGATCAACGACAAGATCGGCGGCCTCCACGATTCGGACCTCGTGATCCTCGCCGGCCGTCCCGGCATGGGCAAGACCTCGCTGGCGACGAACATCGCGTTCAACTGCGCCGACCGCCTGCTGCGCGACCGCCGCGACAGCATTGACGACAAGGCGAGCGTG
This region of Tsuneonella aeria genomic DNA includes:
- a CDS encoding UPF0262 family protein; its protein translation is MAEYRIAKITLDEDTILWRNADVEQERRVAIYDLIEENTFKPLRACEAGHHGPYDLRLAVQEGRLALTIGDAAGAPLETLVLGLARFRRPIRDYFAICDSYYQAIRKATPAEIETIDMARRAIHNDAAELLLDRLAGKVETDHPTARRLFTLICVLHIRG
- a CDS encoding cytidine deaminase: MTDTDLIAAARAAAVQSYSPYSGYPVGAALLFADGSVVTGTNIENASYGLALCAETVAVAKAMADGVRGGLVKVAVTGPDDKGAGDPITPCGRCRQVLSELAQLGGTDPAILCVAPGNVRTVRMSELLPHAFGPASLK
- a CDS encoding GH25 family lysozyme, encoding MAGRKKGIGWRARALGALLLAALLAAGWGWWRLQHWTPEAAEYPDQGAEVGAADVVVRFDTLKALGATFAYLDASDGTRRDAAFATNFANARAAGLKVGAVHRFDPCKMADGQSANFVVVVPRRKDLLPPAVALDRTADDCPSRVSDAQVESELMTLINQIEAHSGKPAILQVSRTFEQRYGLASRIERNLWVVGTFARPTYTSRPWLLWTANRKLMTPAADQPLRWVVVRP
- a CDS encoding replicative DNA helicase; amino-acid sequence: MAATDLLLRPQTTELPAIRALPANIEAEAAFLGAVLIDNRVLEELGTPLRPQHFFEPVHARVFERVLTLLDRNAVVTPVTLKPYFEADDALKELGGITYLARLTADGQGLLAPRELAEQIYDLALLRELVSVGRNLVEGALDTSDSVAPLKQIEAAEAALFEVAEGAASNSEASSFGMATTKALKQIEKAIGSGGHIAGTTTGFVSINDKIGGLHDSDLVILAGRPGMGKTSLATNIAFNCADRLLRDRRDSIDDKASVGAGVAFFSLEMSADQLATRILAETAGISSEALRMGKLSRDEFQSLSFASQKLAELPLYIDDTPALSIAALRTRARRLKRKHDIGLIVVDYLQLLQGSNRASDNRVNEISEISRGLKTLAKELELPVIALSQLSRAVEQRDDKRPMLSDLRESGSIEQDADMVWFVFREDYYVGQREPKVPQADDDAKAHEAHAAWASEMERVHGLAELIIAKQRHGSTGKVRLKFEPKITRFSDLADDQRYGGYD
- a CDS encoding S66 peptidase family protein; protein product: MMDRRAAMAGLGGAATAFAIPAGAASRRGGKSAGRRLPPRLRVGDTVGIVSPSSAVEAEEGLQRAEWWVRGMGLVPRFGTHAADRHGYLAGTDANRAADINAMYADDAVRAVFAVRGGWGGARILPLLDWDTIRANPKLLIGYSDVTALHLAFAARAGFPTIHGGNASSSWPRVSWESLWRMAFAGEAPVLGGSEVEAISGRAGRTIRGGTARGTLLGGNLTILSTFMGTGWLPDFADAILFVEDTNESEYRIDRMLQQLRLAGVLGSLAGVVFGQCTGCRSTDPDYAGFTLDSVIDQYLAPLGVPAFTGANIGHVAGQLSLPSGAAVEIDADARTIRLLRTITA